From Halotia branconii CENA392, the proteins below share one genomic window:
- the thiD gene encoding bifunctional hydroxymethylpyrimidine kinase/phosphomethylpyrimidine kinase → MNAETKSRVSVALTIAGSDSGGGAGIQADLRTFAFHCVHGTSAITCVTAQNTLGVMRVDAIPPEAVVAQIQAVIEDIGVQAAKTGMLLNQEIISAVAQQVETLQISNLVVDPVMVSRTGAQLIDDEAVKTLRDVLIPQATIVTPNRYEAQILSNLPINSLDDMGAAAQVIYENLGAKAVLVKGGGMQGTLRGVDVWFDGQKLEVLTTKLVETKNTHGTGCTLSAAIAANLAMGKELWSAVQQAKEYVTNALTDSINIGKGQGPVGHFFSLLHN, encoded by the coding sequence ATGAACGCTGAAACAAAATCCAGGGTGTCTGTGGCTTTAACCATTGCTGGGTCAGATAGTGGCGGTGGTGCAGGGATTCAAGCTGATTTACGCACCTTTGCTTTTCATTGTGTCCACGGTACTAGCGCTATAACTTGCGTTACGGCACAAAATACTTTGGGAGTTATGCGGGTTGATGCTATACCTCCAGAGGCAGTTGTGGCACAAATTCAAGCTGTAATTGAAGATATCGGCGTACAAGCTGCCAAAACCGGAATGTTGCTCAACCAAGAAATTATCTCTGCTGTTGCCCAGCAGGTGGAAACTTTGCAAATCAGCAATTTAGTGGTTGACCCAGTGATGGTATCACGTACAGGAGCGCAATTAATTGACGATGAGGCTGTGAAGACTCTGCGTGATGTTTTGATTCCCCAAGCGACTATCGTCACGCCCAATCGCTATGAAGCACAAATTCTCAGCAATTTACCAATCAATTCTCTAGATGATATGGGTGCAGCAGCTCAAGTGATTTACGAGAACTTAGGGGCGAAGGCTGTTTTAGTTAAGGGTGGGGGAATGCAGGGAACTTTGCGTGGTGTTGATGTTTGGTTTGATGGACAAAAACTGGAAGTCTTGACAACAAAGTTAGTAGAGACAAAAAATACCCACGGTACTGGTTGTACATTATCAGCTGCGATCGCTGCTAATCTAGCGATGGGAAAAGAATTGTGGTCAGCAGTACAACAGGCAAAAGAATATGTTACAAATGCACTCACCGACTCAATAAATATTGGCAAAGGTCAAGGGCCTGTAGGACATTTCTTTTCTTTGTTACATAATTAA
- the hetF gene encoding cell division protein HetF, with amino-acid sequence MTQEFHVSVTPVGQNDYLVRTERVAPGVPLAEELVTWPVTEWLTAAGHLMNDPLKSVLQGDMFARNSVNLVALGQQFYNALFQGTLRDSWITAQGIAQNHQEVLRLRLGLKDTRLARLPWEVMHAGDRPLATGPYVAFSRYQSGILAASRFPSRNNSNTPEEGGVKVLMVLASPPDQVRLELLKQESMRLQAELHRKISRTAEGGDRLPEIELTLLDQPGREELTQALEQGRYQVLHYSGHSSLGPNGGEIYLVSSRTGLTETLSGDDLAGLLVNNNIQMAVFNSCWGTYTANSDSVGDTGERNLSESLVKRGIRGVLAMSERIPDEVALTLTQLFYRNLSQGYPVDLCVSRVRQGLISAYGSHQMYWALPILYLQPEFDGFLCPEISLNANTESPNNYRPPLQINPNMMYSAMAENDEMHLPMEDMISSGLPHDPSGLDWLGEETWGDLVDEIEYDDPIYTDDPSYAEDSALVSDLFRQLDNQKANHQQFPGDEELVQQARENQHQGEIAFINQQAGLQEEVPEALTETNRNFAENEENLQLASSQQATSKHLTIRQRQAILGIVGASAIATVIGLGWWWQNRQMLVSSDIPVIPTQSQTTQNNSKINLQKAPTEIVTANATEKLSQGDLQPGLVAVEELLNRGALNAAQTALNLIPQKQANEASVNFFKGRLAWQLIQTGDDKYSIDDARRYWESAVKAEPDSFLYKNALGFAYYAEGNVNRANDSWLTALDLALRQQNATSNAVVSFKGSVPQDALTSYAGLAIGLYKSALNQPAAKQAQYMKEAIKLRQMVLKDDPVNFQVNKLSNNWLWTEKAISDWRSLLQEKYQ; translated from the coding sequence GTGACCCAGGAATTTCATGTTTCTGTAACGCCAGTAGGGCAAAATGACTACTTGGTGCGGACGGAACGAGTCGCGCCTGGGGTTCCCTTGGCAGAAGAACTAGTGACGTGGCCTGTAACTGAATGGTTGACCGCAGCTGGGCATTTAATGAATGACCCACTAAAGTCGGTATTGCAGGGAGACATGTTCGCCAGAAACTCTGTTAACTTGGTGGCATTGGGTCAGCAATTTTATAACGCACTGTTTCAAGGCACTCTCAGGGATAGTTGGATTACTGCCCAAGGTATTGCCCAAAATCACCAAGAAGTCCTGCGCCTACGCTTGGGGTTAAAAGACACAAGACTAGCGCGTCTGCCGTGGGAAGTGATGCACGCAGGCGATCGCCCCCTTGCCACTGGCCCTTATGTGGCTTTTTCTCGCTACCAAAGTGGAATTTTAGCGGCTTCTCGTTTCCCATCAAGAAATAACTCAAACACGCCTGAAGAAGGTGGCGTAAAAGTTTTGATGGTACTGGCATCACCCCCAGATCAAGTCCGGTTGGAGTTGCTGAAGCAAGAATCGATGAGATTACAAGCTGAACTGCATCGAAAAATATCCCGAACCGCTGAAGGTGGCGATCGCCTCCCCGAAATTGAACTCACTTTGCTTGATCAACCAGGACGAGAAGAATTAACCCAAGCTTTAGAACAAGGAAGATATCAAGTTCTACACTACTCCGGTCATAGTAGCTTAGGACCAAACGGTGGCGAAATTTATTTAGTTAGTAGCAGAACTGGCTTAACAGAAACTCTCAGCGGAGATGATTTGGCGGGTTTGCTGGTTAATAATAATATCCAAATGGCGGTGTTTAATTCCTGTTGGGGAACATACACAGCTAACTCGGATAGTGTTGGCGATACAGGTGAACGCAACCTTTCAGAAAGTTTGGTAAAACGCGGGATCAGGGGCGTTTTAGCAATGTCAGAACGGATTCCTGATGAAGTAGCACTAACCCTTACACAATTGTTTTACCGCAACCTTAGTCAAGGATATCCTGTAGATTTGTGTGTGAGTCGAGTGCGTCAGGGCTTAATTTCTGCTTATGGTTCTCACCAAATGTATTGGGCTTTACCAATTTTGTATCTCCAGCCAGAGTTTGACGGTTTTCTCTGCCCAGAAATTTCTTTAAATGCAAATACGGAATCGCCGAATAATTATAGGCCGCCTTTACAGATCAATCCCAATATGATGTACTCGGCGATGGCAGAGAATGATGAGATGCATTTACCAATGGAGGATATGATCTCCTCTGGTTTGCCTCATGATCCTTCTGGGTTGGATTGGCTGGGTGAAGAGACTTGGGGCGATCTGGTTGATGAAATTGAGTATGATGATCCCATTTATACAGATGATCCAAGCTATGCAGAAGATTCTGCTTTAGTTTCGGATTTATTTCGCCAGTTGGATAACCAAAAAGCAAATCATCAGCAATTTCCTGGCGATGAGGAACTGGTGCAACAGGCAAGAGAAAATCAACATCAAGGGGAAATTGCTTTTATTAATCAGCAAGCAGGGTTACAAGAAGAAGTGCCAGAAGCCCTAACCGAAACTAACCGAAATTTTGCAGAAAACGAAGAAAATTTACAACTAGCCTCATCGCAACAAGCCACATCAAAACATCTCACCATTCGTCAACGGCAGGCTATTTTGGGCATCGTAGGCGCAAGTGCGATCGCCACAGTGATCGGTTTGGGTTGGTGGTGGCAAAATCGCCAGATGTTAGTATCGTCCGATATACCAGTAATTCCTACACAATCTCAAACCACCCAAAATAATTCTAAAATCAACTTACAAAAAGCTCCTACTGAAATTGTTACCGCTAATGCTACGGAAAAATTGAGCCAAGGAGACTTACAACCTGGGCTGGTAGCTGTCGAAGAACTTCTCAATCGTGGCGCACTTAATGCTGCTCAAACTGCCTTGAATCTGATTCCCCAAAAGCAAGCTAATGAGGCATCTGTCAACTTTTTCAAAGGGCGATTAGCGTGGCAGCTAATTCAAACTGGAGACGACAAATATAGTATTGATGATGCCCGCCGTTATTGGGAAAGTGCTGTTAAGGCTGAACCAGACTCATTTTTGTATAAAAATGCTTTGGGTTTTGCTTACTACGCAGAAGGCAATGTCAATCGAGCCAATGATTCTTGGCTAACGGCGTTGGATTTAGCGCTGAGACAACAAAACGCAACTTCTAACGCAGTAGTATCCTTTAAAGGATCAGTCCCTCAAGATGCTTTAACTTCTTATGCTGGTTTAGCTATTGGGTTGTATAAATCTGCACTGAATCAACCTGCTGCCAAACAAGCACAATATATGAAAGAAGCGATCAAACTACGTCAAATGGTGCTTAAAGATGATCCAGTTAATTTTCAGGTAAATAAATTAAGTAACAATTGGTTGTGGACAGAAAAGGCAATTAGCGACTGGCGATCGCTACTTCAGGAAAAATATCAATAG
- the rdgB gene encoding RdgB/HAM1 family non-canonical purine NTP pyrophosphatase, producing the protein MTKLLVVATSNPGKLREMQAYLADSDWELTLKPEELEVEETGDTFAANACLKASQIAQATGEWAIADDSGLEVDALNGVPGVYSARYANNNSERIARLLRELGNEVNRQAQFVCAVAIARPDGAIVLQSEGICRGEILHAPRGNGGFGYDPIFYVPDKQLTFAEMGRELKGSISHRGQALKALIPQLKTLLSTE; encoded by the coding sequence ATGACAAAACTACTCGTAGTCGCCACAAGCAATCCAGGTAAGTTGCGAGAAATGCAAGCTTACCTCGCAGATTCTGATTGGGAATTAACTCTCAAACCGGAAGAATTAGAAGTTGAAGAAACAGGCGATACCTTTGCTGCTAATGCTTGTCTCAAAGCCTCTCAAATTGCTCAAGCCACAGGAGAATGGGCAATTGCTGATGATTCTGGCTTAGAAGTAGATGCCCTAAATGGTGTACCCGGAGTATATTCTGCACGTTATGCTAACAACAACTCAGAACGCATTGCTAGATTGTTGAGGGAATTAGGTAACGAAGTAAATCGCCAAGCACAATTTGTCTGTGCAGTGGCGATCGCTCGTCCTGATGGTGCGATCGTTTTACAATCTGAAGGTATTTGTCGTGGTGAAATTCTTCATGCACCCCGTGGTAATGGTGGTTTCGGTTATGATCCAATTTTTTATGTTCCAGATAAACAATTGACCTTTGCTGAGATGGGGCGGGAATTGAAGGGGTCAATTAGTCATCGGGGTCAGGCTTTAAAAGCTCTAATTCCTCAACTGAAAACGTTGCTAAGTACTGAATAA
- a CDS encoding S8 family peptidase encodes MRRLILLCLFVIGLIAAVFGFWNFQGLAAKGDFETIVLDFREDIPTESVKRDLQAIAQQYNVTPQLDNKFSALDNVYIIKGDRQRLKQLKKSQFAKQTEFIEPNYIYNIIPQPIEGVGLGTILQSPTPNKEKANPSLVGPNDQYYSKQWNLHKIGIEGAWSQTKGSGVTVAVIDTGITKVRDLQETKFVKGYDFVNDRETATDDHGHGTHVAGTVAQSTNNNYGVAGIAYEANLMPLKVLSAYGGGTVADIAEAIKFAADNGADVINMSLGGGGESQLMKQAIEHAHRKGVVIIAAAGNENANGASYPARYPYVIGVSAVGPDGEKASYSNFGAGVDISAPGGSETGTILQETIDENGQGVFLGLQGTSMASPHVAGVAALIKAAGIKEPDEVLKVLKQSARVIQDDGLNYYGAGHLNAEAAVKLAITGQISFQDFFRWLRDNGYINPGFWIDGGVVALLPKVLMVLGSYLLAWFLRVYFPFTWSWSLASGLIAGSSGLFFLKGIYIFDLPQWPFRVLGSSIPELGNTLQGTDAFNPLFASVLIPIALVVLLLGHPRWKWFAIGSTLGIAACLTVSAVYDPEVWGLGSGNLARFFLITNALLCYGLARLALKDEKRA; translated from the coding sequence ATGAGAAGACTTATATTATTGTGCTTGTTTGTCATCGGGTTAATAGCTGCTGTGTTTGGTTTCTGGAATTTTCAAGGACTAGCAGCCAAAGGTGATTTTGAGACAATTGTGCTTGATTTTCGGGAAGATATTCCTACAGAGTCAGTGAAGCGTGATTTACAAGCGATCGCTCAACAATACAACGTTACACCTCAATTAGACAATAAATTTTCAGCGTTAGACAATGTATATATTATCAAAGGCGATCGCCAGCGACTCAAACAACTGAAAAAATCTCAATTTGCTAAACAGACAGAGTTTATCGAACCAAATTATATTTACAACATAATTCCTCAACCGATTGAAGGTGTAGGATTAGGAACAATTTTGCAATCTCCCACTCCCAACAAAGAGAAAGCAAATCCTTCATTAGTTGGCCCTAATGACCAATATTACAGCAAACAGTGGAACCTCCACAAAATCGGCATTGAAGGCGCATGGAGTCAAACTAAAGGCAGCGGCGTGACAGTTGCTGTGATTGACACAGGTATTACTAAAGTGCGCGACTTGCAAGAGACGAAATTCGTCAAAGGCTATGATTTCGTGAACGACCGCGAAACAGCCACCGATGACCACGGACATGGTACTCATGTCGCTGGCACAGTAGCTCAATCTACTAATAATAACTATGGCGTAGCAGGAATTGCTTACGAAGCTAATCTCATGCCGTTGAAGGTACTCAGTGCTTATGGTGGTGGTACTGTTGCCGATATTGCCGAAGCAATTAAATTTGCTGCTGATAATGGCGCAGATGTAATTAATATGAGCTTGGGTGGTGGCGGTGAAAGCCAGTTGATGAAACAAGCAATTGAACATGCTCACAGAAAAGGCGTTGTCATAATTGCTGCTGCTGGAAACGAAAATGCTAATGGGGCAAGTTATCCAGCACGTTATCCTTACGTGATTGGCGTTTCAGCAGTCGGTCCAGACGGAGAGAAAGCATCTTATTCTAACTTTGGTGCTGGTGTTGATATTTCTGCCCCTGGTGGCAGTGAAACTGGTACGATTCTGCAAGAAACCATTGACGAAAACGGCCAAGGAGTATTTTTAGGACTCCAGGGTACTAGCATGGCTTCTCCCCACGTTGCAGGTGTGGCAGCTTTGATTAAAGCAGCTGGCATCAAAGAACCAGATGAAGTTTTAAAAGTTCTCAAGCAGTCAGCACGAGTTATTCAAGATGATGGTTTGAATTATTACGGTGCTGGACACCTGAATGCCGAAGCAGCCGTTAAACTTGCCATCACAGGGCAAATCAGCTTCCAAGATTTCTTCCGCTGGTTACGTGATAACGGCTACATTAACCCTGGCTTTTGGATTGATGGCGGTGTTGTAGCATTGTTACCCAAAGTTTTAATGGTACTGGGTTCATACTTGCTAGCTTGGTTTTTACGAGTTTACTTCCCCTTCACTTGGAGTTGGTCTTTAGCCAGTGGCTTAATTGCTGGTAGTTCTGGGTTATTCTTCCTCAAAGGAATTTATATCTTTGACCTTCCCCAATGGCCTTTCCGAGTTTTAGGAAGTTCCATTCCCGAACTAGGCAACACTTTACAAGGCACTGATGCTTTTAATCCTCTGTTTGCCAGTGTTTTGATTCCCATTGCTTTAGTAGTATTACTTTTGGGTCATCCTCGTTGGAAATGGTTCGCCATCGGTTCTACTCTAGGTATTGCAGCGTGTTTAACAGTAAGTGCAGTGTACGACCCAGAAGTTTGGGGCTTAGGAAGCGGTAACTTAGCCAGATTTTTCTTAATTACTAATGCCTTACTTTGTTATGGACTAGCTCGTTTAGCATTAAAAGATGAAAAAAGGGCATAG
- a CDS encoding bZIP transcription factor — MRTTTGSVHHNSSKPSSPTYPPSVPISVYRELAAELQATQARLDALTNKNQQLVQENQLLRQEITKVVQSFLHLQNLVDSPAISSYHQTPRTSANHQATEARPPQHVSRSRQPVVPARPSVTAEVPSHKSRASDFSVPIGEINYPMAETVYIEEQEVNYYPPKQTEVKEFSGWWLALTILLIMFTAFGAGYLIVRPLFQHQSR; from the coding sequence ATGCGAACAACCACAGGTTCTGTTCACCACAATTCATCAAAACCAAGCTCTCCCACCTATCCCCCGTCTGTTCCCATTTCCGTATACCGAGAATTGGCAGCCGAATTGCAAGCAACACAGGCGAGGTTAGATGCACTTACAAATAAAAATCAACAACTAGTGCAAGAAAACCAACTGCTGCGTCAGGAAATTACTAAAGTTGTTCAGTCTTTTTTACACCTGCAAAACTTAGTAGATTCCCCTGCTATATCCAGTTATCACCAAACTCCACGTACTTCTGCTAATCATCAAGCAACTGAAGCACGTCCACCTCAGCACGTTTCTCGGTCGCGTCAACCTGTTGTTCCTGCCCGTCCTTCTGTAACAGCAGAAGTGCCAAGCCACAAAAGCCGTGCTTCAGATTTTTCTGTACCTATAGGGGAAATAAATTATCCAATGGCCGAAACAGTCTATATAGAAGAGCAGGAAGTCAACTATTACCCTCCCAAACAGACAGAGGTTAAAGAATTTAGTGGCTGGTGGTTAGCTCTTACTATCTTGTTAATTATGTTTACCGCTTTTGGTGCTGGGTACTTAATTGTGCGTCCTTTATTTCAACACCAGAGTCGCTAG
- a CDS encoding thioredoxin family protein: MNLAVIKFSSEECGICHKMSFYDQKVAEELGLQFIDVKMQDTATYRKYRQVLLSQYPDKSEMGWPTYIICDAPEGEFQIIGEVKGGHPKGEFRSRLQEVLNSTASQN; encoded by the coding sequence ATGAATTTAGCTGTCATTAAGTTTTCTTCCGAAGAGTGCGGTATCTGCCACAAAATGTCTTTCTACGACCAAAAAGTGGCTGAAGAACTGGGTTTGCAATTTATTGATGTGAAAATGCAAGACACAGCTACTTACCGCAAATATCGCCAAGTGTTGCTGAGCCAGTATCCCGATAAATCAGAGATGGGATGGCCTACTTATATTATCTGTGATGCTCCAGAAGGAGAATTTCAGATTATTGGTGAAGTTAAAGGAGGCCATCCCAAAGGAGAGTTTAGAAGCCGTCTCCAAGAGGTTCTAAATTCCACAGCTAGTCAGAACTAA
- a CDS encoding phosphoglucomutase/phosphomannomutase family protein: MPVVANSIKFGTDGWRGVIGDEFTFERLALVAPAAAQVLYNTYFSTVGSRTIVVGYDRRFMAEDFARAVADNVTAVGFDVLLSETYAPTPAFSWAAKQLNALGALVITASHNPGTYLGLKVKGYFGGSVSPEVTKEIETLLLDGVPPASTPGKVESFNPWPSYTEALEKKVDIAKIRSAIASGKLTVFADVMHGAAAGGLEKLLGDRVHEINSNRDPLFGGGAPEPLPKYLSRLFEVIKTHRQTDKSGLAVGLVFDGDCDRIAAVDGEANFLSSQILIPILIDHLTLRRGFSGEIVKTVSGSDLMPRVAALHNLSVFETPVGYKYIADRMLAAKVLLGGEESGGIGYGSHIPERDALLSALYVLEAIVDSGLDLGDYYRQLQEKTDFISAYDRIDLPLASMEVRSRLLQQLQTQPLTEIAGLAVIDCQTIDGYKFRLADQSWLMIRFSGTEPVLRLYCEAPTLEQVHKTLAWAKHWAE; the protein is encoded by the coding sequence ATGCCAGTTGTAGCTAACTCTATTAAATTTGGTACAGATGGTTGGCGCGGCGTTATTGGTGATGAGTTCACCTTTGAACGCCTAGCCCTAGTAGCACCAGCCGCTGCACAAGTATTATATAATACATATTTTTCTACGGTCGGTAGCCGAACAATTGTTGTTGGCTACGATCGCCGATTTATGGCAGAAGACTTTGCTCGTGCTGTCGCGGATAATGTCACTGCCGTCGGATTTGATGTTTTACTCAGTGAAACTTATGCCCCCACTCCCGCTTTTAGCTGGGCAGCAAAACAACTTAATGCTTTAGGGGCGCTAGTAATTACAGCTAGTCATAACCCTGGTACATATTTAGGTTTAAAAGTCAAGGGATATTTTGGTGGCTCAGTTTCGCCAGAAGTAACAAAAGAAATCGAAACGCTATTGCTAGATGGAGTACCACCAGCCAGTACTCCTGGCAAGGTAGAAAGCTTTAATCCCTGGCCTAGTTATACAGAAGCACTAGAAAAAAAAGTAGATATTGCCAAAATTCGCTCGGCGATCGCCTCTGGTAAATTGACGGTATTTGCTGATGTGATGCACGGGGCGGCGGCTGGTGGATTAGAAAAACTTCTAGGCGATCGCGTCCATGAAATCAACAGCAATCGCGATCCTTTATTTGGTGGCGGTGCGCCGGAACCTTTACCTAAGTATTTATCGCGTTTATTTGAAGTGATCAAAACTCACCGCCAGACAGATAAATCAGGTTTAGCAGTGGGATTGGTATTTGATGGCGACTGCGATCGCATTGCCGCAGTTGATGGTGAAGCTAATTTCTTGAGTTCCCAAATATTAATCCCGATCTTAATTGACCACTTGACCTTAAGGCGGGGCTTTAGTGGTGAAATAGTCAAAACTGTCAGCGGTTCTGATTTAATGCCTCGCGTCGCAGCATTACATAACCTATCAGTTTTTGAGACACCAGTCGGTTACAAATACATCGCTGACAGAATGTTAGCTGCAAAAGTACTGCTAGGTGGTGAAGAGTCGGGAGGAATTGGCTATGGTAGCCATATTCCCGAACGTGATGCCTTGTTGTCAGCATTGTACGTTTTAGAAGCGATCGTCGATTCGGGGTTAGATTTAGGTGATTATTATCGCCAGTTGCAAGAAAAAACAGATTTTATATCAGCATACGATCGCATTGATTTACCCTTAGCAAGTATGGAAGTGCGATCGCGTCTTTTGCAACAACTACAAACTCAACCCTTAACAGAAATTGCCGGGTTAGCAGTAATTGATTGTCAAACAATTGATGGTTACAAATTCCGTCTAGCCGATCAAAGCTGGTTAATGATCCGCTTTAGTGGAACAGAACCAGTCTTACGCCTCTATTGCGAAGCCCCCACACTTGAGCAAGTGCATAAAACTCTTGCTTGGGCGAAACACTGGGCAGAATAA
- a CDS encoding Uma2 family endonuclease encodes MTQALPKVVTFEEFANWKPDNGRYELHNGVIVEMSQPLGDHEDIVGFLVEKLVTEYTRLNLPYRIPKTALVKPPESETGYSLDVLLLNRPNLATEPRWKNQSTVSYGESIPLVVEVVSTNWRDDYLYKAGDYEKIGILEYWIVDYLGLGGRRFIGNPKQPTISIYQLVESEYQVSLFKNGERIVSPTFPQLNLTAQEIFDAGLQS; translated from the coding sequence ATGACTCAAGCTTTACCTAAAGTAGTAACTTTTGAAGAATTTGCAAATTGGAAACCAGATAATGGACGTTATGAATTACACAATGGGGTCATTGTTGAGATGTCACAACCATTAGGCGACCATGAAGATATTGTTGGTTTTTTGGTTGAAAAGTTAGTTACAGAATATACCCGTTTAAACTTGCCTTATCGAATACCCAAAACAGCTTTAGTCAAACCACCTGAAAGCGAAACAGGTTACTCACTAGATGTACTTTTGTTAAACCGTCCTAATTTAGCAACAGAACCGAGATGGAAAAATCAATCAACAGTTAGTTATGGTGAATCAATCCCATTAGTAGTAGAAGTTGTCAGTACTAACTGGCGTGATGATTATCTTTATAAAGCTGGCGATTATGAAAAAATTGGTATTCTTGAATATTGGATTGTCGATTATCTTGGCTTGGGTGGAAGACGGTTTATCGGCAACCCCAAACAACCAACTATTTCGATTTATCAACTAGTGGAAAGCGAATACCAAGTTAGCCTATTTAAAAATGGGGAACGCATTGTGTCACCAACATTTCCGCAATTGAATTTAACCGCACAAGAGATTTTTGACGCTGGTTTACAAAGTTAG
- a CDS encoding TRAP transporter substrate-binding protein, with translation MQGTIGNDNNQNQTHSNSTGNVVNVNVGFPHIQTPNQTGSDKINSPSSESSQNISQLPNFPEEVKKTIKINRFLPKRMSRRAFIQTATGTTVGLTGGWFAGQHWPRVTWKMVSFVGDNPNKLILWQAPEIIRKRIDQMTGGNFTIELVNTGDTEEILKDVSDGNRECGYSGVYYNRESFRVLFFGCAIPFGLNPQEQNAWLHYKDNPDDELTFMQKIYPKLGLNVIPFPAGATGAQMGGWFNKEINSIADFNGITMRIPGLGGDVLRKLGVKTEKDLPFKKIPIDQIADKVRDTTLDAAEWVGPYDDFQLGLHNVLKYYYYPGWWEPGTTYDIQVNTYAWKDLPKKYQEIFRAVCLETHIKILAEYDQKNSDKLQVLKSLGIIPKPFDQKILIRAKKETDDLLKYYAKKDKLFNEVYSEWSKFRDRIKEWSKLNREYL, from the coding sequence ATGCAGGGTACTATTGGCAATGATAATAATCAAAATCAAACACATAGCAATTCAACTGGCAACGTTGTCAATGTTAACGTTGGGTTTCCTCACATACAAACGCCAAACCAAACAGGAAGTGACAAAATAAATTCACCTTCTAGTGAATCTAGTCAGAACATCAGTCAGTTGCCTAATTTTCCAGAAGAAGTTAAAAAAACGATCAAAATAAATAGATTTTTACCAAAGCGGATGTCTCGTAGAGCTTTTATACAGACCGCTACTGGTACAACGGTGGGACTAACTGGTGGTTGGTTTGCTGGTCAGCATTGGCCGCGTGTTACCTGGAAAATGGTTAGTTTTGTGGGTGATAATCCTAACAAACTAATACTTTGGCAAGCTCCAGAAATAATCCGTAAGCGTATCGACCAGATGACAGGTGGTAACTTTACTATTGAGCTAGTTAACACTGGGGATACAGAAGAAATTCTCAAAGACGTTAGTGATGGCAACAGAGAGTGTGGTTACAGTGGGGTCTACTACAACAGGGAAAGTTTTAGAGTTCTATTTTTTGGTTGTGCCATCCCTTTTGGTCTAAATCCTCAAGAACAAAATGCTTGGCTTCATTACAAAGATAATCCTGATGATGAATTGACTTTCATGCAAAAAATATATCCGAAATTAGGCTTAAATGTAATTCCTTTCCCCGCAGGAGCTACAGGCGCACAAATGGGAGGATGGTTTAATAAAGAGATTAATTCAATCGCAGATTTTAATGGTATAACCATGCGTATTCCTGGATTAGGAGGAGATGTCTTACGAAAATTGGGTGTCAAAACAGAGAAAGACTTACCTTTCAAGAAGATTCCAATTGATCAAATAGCAGATAAAGTTAGAGACACAACACTTGATGCAGCTGAGTGGGTTGGGCCGTACGATGACTTTCAATTAGGATTACATAATGTATTAAAATATTATTATTACCCAGGTTGGTGGGAACCAGGTACGACGTATGATATACAAGTCAATACATACGCCTGGAAAGACTTACCAAAAAAATATCAAGAAATATTTAGGGCTGTTTGCCTTGAAACTCATATAAAAATATTAGCTGAATACGATCAAAAAAATAGTGATAAATTGCAAGTACTAAAGTCACTGGGTATTATACCTAAACCTTTTGATCAAAAAATTTTAATAAGAGCTAAAAAAGAAACAGATGACCTATTAAAATACTATGCAAAAAAAGATAAATTGTTTAATGAAGTTTATAGTGAATGGTCAAAATTCAGAGATCGCATAAAAGAATGGTCAAAATTAAATAGAGAGTATCTATAG
- a CDS encoding P-II family nitrogen regulator, which translates to MKKVEAIIRPFKLDEVKIALVNAGIVGMTVSEVRGFGRQKGQTERYRGSEYTVEFLQKLKVEIVVEESQVDMVVDKIIAAARTGEIGDGKIFISPVEQVVRIRTGEKNTEAV; encoded by the coding sequence ATGAAAAAAGTAGAAGCAATTATCCGTCCATTTAAGCTTGATGAAGTGAAAATTGCCCTGGTTAACGCTGGTATTGTCGGGATGACCGTTTCCGAAGTCCGGGGGTTTGGGCGGCAAAAAGGTCAAACTGAACGCTATCGCGGTTCTGAGTACACCGTTGAGTTTCTGCAAAAACTGAAGGTAGAAATCGTTGTTGAGGAAAGTCAAGTTGATATGGTGGTGGATAAAATTATCGCTGCTGCCCGTACAGGGGAAATCGGTGATGGTAAAATTTTCATCTCACCTGTTGAACAAGTTGTGCGGATTCGCACTGGCGAAAAGAACACAGAAGCAGTTTAA